The DNA region caattccctctgggacaccagggccatctcctacccagggtgtgctgcccagctctttttatttgtcttttttatctcagctgagtatttccttctcaccgtcatggcctacgaccgctacgttgccatctgcaaacccctgcactacgggaccctgctgggcagcagagcttgtgcccacatggcagcagctgcctggggcagtgggtttctccatgctctgctgcacacggccaatacattttcactcccactctgccgaggcaatgccctggaccagttcttctgtgaaatcccccacatcctcaagctctcctgctcagactcctacctcagggaggttgggcttcttgtggttagAGCCTGTTTAtatctggggtgttttgttttccttgtggtgtcctatgtgcagatcttcagggccgtgctgaggatcccctcggagcagggacggcacaaagccttttccacgtgcctccctcacctggccatggtctccctgtttctcagcactggcatgtttgcctacctgaagcccccctccatctcctccccatccctggacctggtggtgtcgtttctgtactcggtggtgcctccagcagtgaaccccctcatctacagcatgaggaacaaggagatcaaggatgccctgcgcaaactctgtgaacacggactactgcagcatcaataaggtgtccatcatcctcaggaaaagctcggatgctcttttgctcatatgtgccttgtttttctcttggtttattattcttcatgtattccttctacttaaataataatattcttccccctctagcagtgttttctgacccaaaagacctcatgtacatatggagccaggctccctgtgtcagtaaagacaataaagaatccagcagaatattatttctctctgctcccatctcttagatctcctctggagctgggggtgcagccccagcacacaggagaggtcaaggagccatgagcccagctgccacatggaggagcagcacttgtggaccttggggctgcccctcgctgcctcagtggacagatcctttctgccaccttcacatcggggctgctgcttccctggagccatgACCATGGAAAACCGCAGGATCTGGTCTtattagagcagccctgccagcgcagggccctgtggagagcacgggctgggaacctggaggccatcagcgctcgctgccggcagcggcccaggctctggaggtacagcccctTGGTGACTGGAGGGGGGAACGCAGGGATGTCATCACcggctgggggacaaagtgccaccctctccccccactggcAAGGGCGGACTCACAGTTGAGgatggcggccctcttgcagggccgggtgctggcggcagcaggagggagaggggtgcagaggtggcgccaggcggcctcgctgtcgcacacctcctggaggcagcggcaggtctggcccagtctcagcaggtcgggcagcgtcgGGAAGGAGACAAcgtgcagtagctgtggggagagagggggcgagagcagcaaccctgggaccccccctgctttcagggggagaccccagccccgccatccacCCCTGCTCAACTCACCAGCTCAGGGGGGAGACGCTGCATGGCGgccacgtcctccccctcctcaccacccttcaggctcctgtggggttgggctgcgggcagggcatgTGGGTGAGCTGAtggcgggcagccccacggcgagcaccacccccacccctcctcagccaccccaccaccaccccggcaGCCTCACCGCCATGTCCTCACCACTGTCAGCTGGATGCTGGCGGCGATGGCGGCAAGAAGCCCGGTGGCCCATGACTGCCATCTACTGGCACGGCCACGGGATACGGACTGACTGTGAGCCGGCGGCTCCCATGAAGACAGGGGGTTCCAGCACACAGGCgtggctggggggaggggggaggggggagaggggggaagaggggccccgGGCCTGGGCCAGGGGCTGCTCGGCCTcggggcagccccacgggcaccATGTCCCAACTcggcctggctgccagcagagcccGCCTTCTTCTCACCTCGGTCTTCGCTGGCATAGGTCGGGAGGGCTGTCAGTCTCCTCCCCTGAGGTGATGCTGCCTCTGATTGGCCCCCAGCTGGTCAGGCTGCTTGTGGTGCAGTGCCCGCCCCTCACCAGAGGTCTGACATCTGATTGGCCATCTGGGCTGTCACTCTGCCCTGGTTTCAGGCCCACCCTCCCCTGAGGTGATGCTCTCTCTTATTGGCTGCCTGAGGGgtcactcctcccccaccagtGCCCGCCCTCCCCTGAGGTGATCTTTCCTCTGATTGGCTGTCTGGTTACAGTCAATCATATGCCTTTACCCGCCTCCTCAAATGCGATTGGCTGTCCTGGGTCCACGGACTCCCCACAGACTTCTGGGCGGCGGTTGCCAGGCGACAGCTCCGCCTTGAGGGCTGAGACCCTCAGCGTGAGGCTGTGGGCCCTAGAGATGGCTGTGGGTCATAAAAGCCAGGTTGGGACCCTAAAACTGAGGATTTTGGCCCCAAAAACGGGGCTTTGGGCACTGAAGGGATGGGCTAGATGCTGCAAACGACGCTTTGGACCCTGGAGAGGAGGGGAACCTCTTGGTTCCgatctgagctggctttggtgcccagtaactccccGCAACGCACCAGCCGTCCTGTCCCGAGCGACCACCATagcagacggagcccaaagtcacgggcCCAGGGGCCTCAATGGGCATTTTGTGGAGATTTTATCGGCATTTCACAGGGGCGGTCCGTCGGCAGAGGGAACGATGCCTGTGTGTGACATCAAAGGACGGGAAGGGGAGTGGTGGCTCATggggatgtattggatagtgtgggacctgagcctGAGCTGAACGGCACGGAAGACggggtggagaaaggactgtcATGGTGTAACCCCGGCCAgtaaccgagcaccacacggccgctcgctcactccccccggcgggatggggggagggaatcggaagggtaagagagagaaaacgcacgagataaaaagtttaataattgacatgaactaaagtagtaataataataataatagtaataataataataataataatgaaaaggaagatgacaaagagagagaaataaaacccaggaaagacaagtgatgcaaatgaaaactgttgctcaccaccaagtgaccgatgcccggccagcggcccccccgccaacctcccccacagttttattgctgagcgtgacgtcatatggtgtggaatatcccttgggtcagccggggtcagctgtcccggctgtgtcccctcccggcttctcgtgcacccccaggctgctcgctggtggggcggggtgggaagcagaaaggtccttgactcagtgtaggcactgctcagcagggacgaaaacacccctgtgttatcaacaccgtttccagcacaaatccaacccagagccccgtagcagctactacgagggaaatttaactccatcccagcccaaaccagcccagctcccagtacaagagaggagtttgatgccgggacaagtgacgactcgccagcttggcagagcacgggtgccttttcgtgccctgggatgtctcaggaggggcaggttgggctaaagcttctcccctcctcccctcggggctttgtggtctagcggggcagctggggcttggctgcaaggacaccctggg from Aptenodytes patagonicus unplaced genomic scaffold, bAptPat1.pri.cur scaffold_129, whole genome shotgun sequence includes:
- the LOC143173581 gene encoding olfactory receptor 14C36-like; this encodes MSNGSSVTQFLLLAFADSRELQLLTFWLFLGIYLAALLGNGLIITAVSCDHRLHTPMYFFLLSLSLLDLGSISTTLPKAMANSLWDTRAISYPGCAAQLFLFVFFISAEYFLLTVMAYDRYVAICKPLHYGTLLGSRACAHMAAAAWGSGFLHALLHTANTFSLPLCRGNALDQFFCEIPHILKLSCSDSYLREVGLLVVRACLYLGCFVFLVVSYVQIFRAVLRIPSEQGRHKAFSTCLPHLAMVSLFLSTGMFAYLKPPSISSPSLDLVVSFLYSVVPPAVNPLIYSMRNKEIKDALRKLCEHGLLQHQ